From a single Myxococcales bacterium genomic region:
- a CDS encoding dihydropteroate synthase, whose product MILIGEKINVGIQAVQWAVAERDASFIDDLIDRQTRAGCHYLDLHAGCGNEPGRRVADDLKWLIDRALIAGQQPLCLDCPDPEILRRAAAHLAGRRRLLLNSLTAAPARLEAMLDLAMAHNAGVIALAMDDQGVPPNVCRRLEMCEQIYRRAADAGLPPDRLYFDAIVQPLTANPEGAAVTLETIASLRRHFPAAETVIGLSNISYGMVKRRTVNRVFAAMAVAHGVGAMILDPTDMALQTVIHTAAQLAGGERRSL is encoded by the coding sequence ATGATCCTGATCGGCGAAAAAATCAATGTCGGCATTCAGGCCGTCCAGTGGGCGGTCGCGGAGCGCGACGCCTCTTTCATCGACGACTTGATCGACCGCCAGACGCGGGCCGGCTGCCACTATCTCGATCTGCACGCGGGTTGCGGCAACGAGCCGGGCCGCCGGGTGGCCGACGACCTGAAGTGGCTGATCGACCGCGCGTTGATTGCCGGCCAACAGCCGCTCTGTCTCGATTGTCCCGATCCGGAAATCCTTCGCCGCGCCGCCGCTCACCTGGCGGGCCGGCGACGCTTGCTGCTCAATTCCCTTACCGCCGCGCCGGCCCGGCTGGAAGCCATGCTGGATCTGGCGATGGCCCATAACGCCGGGGTGATCGCCCTGGCGATGGACGATCAAGGCGTGCCGCCCAACGTGTGCCGCCGGCTCGAAATGTGCGAACAGATTTATCGCCGGGCCGCCGACGCCGGATTACCGCCGGATCGCTTGTACTTCGATGCCATTGTTCAGCCGCTGACCGCGAACCCGGAGGGCGCCGCGGTGACCCTGGAAACGATCGCCTCGCTGCGCCGTCACTTTCCGGCGGCCGAAACGGTGATCGGGTTGTCGAATATTTCCTACGGCATGGTGAAACGGCGTACCGTCAATCGCGTTTTCGCGGCCATGGCCGTGGCCCACGGCGTCGGCGCGATGATTCTGGATCCGACCGACATGGCGTTGCAGACGGTCATCCACACGGCGGCGCAGTTGGCCGGGGGCGAACGGCGGTCACTGTAG
- a CDS encoding DUF169 domain-containing protein, which yields MKHTDDLHQLPLPPLGVTIFRHKPQWAGEIADFAGLSFCRAVAEATAGAELWVDGGSIHVCQWSPVGLGLREPVAQFQKDLSPRLPFGIAGFRLAPLDRQRAGVTPDVVLVRGPATIIRVMAEKAGWDRAAWEFAAEDNLARSALFPMKSQRDGKGPFFLKSVNRVLGSLDKVPGWEACTAFAFRNRGISAGFEAIIKRYLSSMSVCRNSVVIPYLTGKFNISYFCAGGISWGGNYPFHVTSGWPSALWPEVSSILSW from the coding sequence ATGAAACACACCGATGATCTCCATCAACTGCCGTTGCCGCCGCTGGGTGTGACGATTTTCCGTCACAAACCACAATGGGCGGGCGAAATCGCCGATTTCGCGGGCCTTAGTTTTTGCCGGGCCGTGGCCGAAGCGACCGCCGGAGCGGAGCTTTGGGTCGACGGCGGTTCGATTCACGTCTGCCAGTGGTCGCCCGTCGGCCTGGGCTTGCGCGAGCCGGTCGCCCAATTCCAAAAAGATCTGTCCCCGCGCCTGCCGTTCGGCATCGCCGGATTCCGCCTGGCGCCGCTGGATCGCCAGCGCGCCGGAGTAACGCCGGACGTGGTTCTGGTGCGCGGGCCGGCGACGATCATCCGGGTCATGGCGGAAAAAGCCGGGTGGGACCGGGCGGCCTGGGAATTCGCCGCCGAGGACAATCTGGCTCGCAGCGCGCTTTTTCCGATGAAATCGCAGCGGGACGGCAAGGGACCGTTTTTTCTGAAATCGGTCAATCGTGTTTTGGGTTCGCTGGATAAGGTGCCCGGTTGGGAAGCCTGCACGGCATTCGCCTTCCGGAATCGCGGCATCTCGGCGGGCTTCGAAGCGATCATCAAGCGGTATTTATCGAGCATGTCGGTCTGCCGCAATTCGGTGGTCATCCCCTATTTAACCGGCAAATTCAACATTTCCTATTTTTGCGCCGGCGGCATTTCCTGGGGCGGCAATTACCCGTTCCACGTCACTTCCGGCTGGCCTTCCGCACTGTGGCCGGAGGTGTCCTCAATCCTTTCCTGGTGA
- the deoC gene encoding deoxyribose-phosphate aldolase, whose amino-acid sequence MDYRALTPADVACICDHTFLARPEAFRGQAADPLAAYETAWDDFLRQTFTLPAPPYAICVRHDEVEPTIRRLAAENRLAIQVAATVGFPLGDRNPSALKLQETRWALDHGATEIDTVLRWRDLKNGDERSVANDLTALRAATAGYRARLKVILEVCELTDDEIRRACRLCGEAGADFVKTSTGFGRGGATVHALRLMRESFAGGIKISGGVTANNLGELLEAATGAPGGALDPLKIRLGESSLLKPVSPGKD is encoded by the coding sequence GTGGATTATCGCGCCTTGACCCCCGCCGACGTGGCGTGCATCTGCGATCATACGTTTCTGGCGCGGCCGGAAGCCTTTCGCGGGCAGGCCGCCGATCCGCTGGCGGCCTACGAAACCGCTTGGGACGATTTTCTGCGGCAGACCTTCACTTTGCCCGCGCCGCCTTACGCGATTTGCGTCCGGCACGACGAAGTCGAACCAACGATCCGCCGTCTGGCCGCGGAGAATCGCTTGGCGATCCAAGTCGCGGCCACGGTCGGTTTTCCGCTCGGCGACCGGAATCCGTCGGCGCTCAAGTTGCAGGAAACGCGTTGGGCGCTCGACCATGGGGCGACGGAGATCGACACCGTCTTGCGGTGGCGCGATTTGAAAAACGGCGACGAGCGAAGCGTCGCGAATGATCTGACGGCGCTGCGCGCGGCGACCGCCGGTTATCGCGCCCGGCTGAAGGTGATCCTCGAGGTTTGCGAATTGACCGACGACGAAATCCGCCGGGCCTGCCGGCTGTGCGGCGAGGCCGGCGCCGACTTCGTCAAAACCAGCACCGGTTTCGGCCGCGGCGGCGCGACGGTTCACGCCCTGCGCCTGATGCGCGAATCGTTCGCGGGCGGCATCAAGATTTCCGGCGGGGTTACCGCGAACAATCTGGGCGAACTTCTGGAGGCGGCGACGGGTGCGCCGGGCGGGGCGCTCGACCCGCTGAAAATCCGCCTCGGTGAAAGCTCGTTATTGAAACCGGTTTCACCAGGAAAGGATTGA